A stretch of the Methylacidiphilum caldifontis genome encodes the following:
- a CDS encoding glycosyltransferase family 2 protein: MSKKKRSICLVCPQGIDQDRNIRFRFFYESLALDLAEGGYEIFLLYYLTSPLKKSSFVFPKNLFDHYGVYPCFIENEIEGVGICDPIPIKVSYTLFLWLKERNFDYVHFPFEGGVGYYSILAKFEELAFQNTCLGINLFSLPLLTRKNKEYSFIRSVENLYEDYMEKESVRWGDFLVTTNSFFLKTLETTGWSLPEKKGCLGYPFHPSIIQNKAWRQTIQRLNIPMQIVCVGGSEKKKEINKAFLEKYPHQFDKIYFLDFFKGLKENVKDNEVGIEEIQNLLYLLPNPLLIALEGKEGLEIVFLTALVLDIPMMVSLEAIGYFPFESMARERLVFEDLNDLFIKLELILQREWLLGFDEKTFRGKWVQWHKEFPLYSKMTQNIRITDRQPKISVVLVHHDRPRYLEQAINSLLVQRYPNFEVVLIDDGSEREESQVALKNFEKIFKEKGWILSRESNQYLGAARNRGAELASGEYLLFMDDDNIAKSNELEIFAQVAIWTGADILTAVKDFFTGEELFKDKSIRLLSIPLGGDLASGFYENRFGDANALVKKKAFEELGGFTKDFGIGHEDWEFFSKAVLCGYKLLVVPLPLFWYRTGHTSMLSNTLKERNFFRSLRAYIAGAGDKEWLKGVLLLAHYLYLEKIFFLSRSFETKERIFGMEKSKLIISLLEEELDKERKEKELFLARIKTLEEELEKEKKHGLIGTMRRISKEYERAKKRLLGK; encoded by the coding sequence ATGTCCAAAAAAAAGCGATCGATATGCTTGGTGTGTCCTCAAGGAATTGACCAAGATAGAAATATTCGTTTTAGGTTTTTTTATGAATCATTGGCTTTGGATCTTGCTGAGGGGGGATATGAAATTTTTCTTCTTTATTATTTAACTTCTCCTTTAAAAAAAAGCTCATTTGTTTTCCCAAAGAACCTTTTCGATCATTACGGAGTCTATCCTTGTTTCATAGAAAACGAGATAGAGGGAGTTGGTATCTGTGATCCCATTCCCATCAAGGTTTCATATACTCTGTTTTTGTGGCTTAAGGAAAGAAATTTTGATTATGTCCATTTTCCCTTTGAGGGGGGAGTGGGATACTATTCAATTCTAGCGAAGTTTGAAGAGCTAGCTTTTCAGAACACATGTCTTGGAATTAATCTCTTTTCTTTGCCTTTATTAACAAGAAAAAATAAAGAATACAGTTTTATTAGATCTGTTGAAAATTTATACGAAGATTACATGGAAAAGGAGAGTGTTAGATGGGGAGATTTTTTGGTTACAACCAACTCCTTTTTTTTGAAAACCTTAGAAACAACTGGATGGTCACTGCCAGAAAAAAAGGGTTGTCTTGGTTATCCATTCCATCCCTCAATCATTCAAAACAAGGCATGGAGACAAACGATTCAGCGGTTAAATATTCCCATGCAGATTGTTTGTGTTGGAGGATCGGAAAAAAAAAAAGAGATTAACAAAGCTTTCTTAGAAAAATATCCACACCAATTCGACAAGATTTATTTTTTAGATTTTTTTAAAGGACTAAAAGAGAATGTAAAAGATAATGAAGTAGGTATAGAAGAAATACAAAACTTATTGTACCTATTGCCCAACCCTCTTCTTATTGCCCTGGAAGGCAAAGAAGGATTAGAAATTGTCTTTTTAACTGCTTTAGTTTTGGACATTCCCATGATGGTTAGTCTCGAGGCAATTGGATATTTTCCTTTTGAATCGATGGCAAGGGAAAGACTTGTTTTCGAAGACCTGAACGATCTATTTATAAAACTGGAGTTGATCCTGCAAAGAGAATGGCTTTTGGGTTTTGATGAAAAAACTTTTAGGGGAAAATGGGTACAGTGGCATAAGGAATTTCCATTGTATTCGAAAATGACCCAAAATATAAGAATAACGGATCGTCAACCTAAAATTTCAGTTGTCCTCGTTCACCATGACAGACCTCGATATCTGGAACAAGCCATAAACTCTCTTTTAGTCCAACGCTATCCGAACTTCGAAGTTGTTCTTATTGATGATGGAAGTGAGAGGGAAGAAAGCCAAGTCGCTTTGAAAAATTTTGAGAAGATTTTCAAAGAAAAAGGATGGATTCTTTCCAGGGAATCCAACCAATATCTAGGAGCGGCTAGGAACCGTGGAGCAGAGCTAGCTTCGGGAGAATATCTTTTGTTCATGGATGATGATAATATCGCAAAATCGAACGAATTAGAAATTTTTGCTCAAGTGGCAATTTGGACCGGTGCTGATATTTTGACAGCGGTAAAAGACTTTTTTACTGGAGAAGAGCTTTTCAAAGATAAATCTATTCGGTTACTGAGTATTCCTTTGGGAGGGGACTTGGCTTCGGGTTTTTATGAAAATCGTTTTGGGGATGCCAACGCTCTTGTCAAAAAAAAGGCCTTTGAAGAGTTGGGAGGGTTCACGAAGGATTTCGGAATTGGACATGAAGACTGGGAATTTTTTTCAAAAGCTGTACTTTGTGGTTATAAACTTCTGGTCGTACCCTTGCCTCTTTTCTGGTATAGAACGGGTCATACGAGCATGTTAAGTAACACTCTGAAAGAAAGGAACTTTTTTAGATCTCTTAGAGCCTACATCGCTGGTGCTGGAGATAAAGAATGGCTCAAAGGGGTTTTGCTACTCGCGCATTATCTTTACTTGGAAAAGATATTTTTTTTGTCTCGCAGCTTCGAAACAAAAGAAAGAATTTTTGGAATGGAAAAGTCTAAACTAATAATCAGTTTGCTTGAAGAAGAACTAGACAAAGAAAGAAAGGAAAAGGAATTATTTTTGGCTCGAATAAAAACTTTGGAAGAAGAACTTGAAAAAGAAAAAAAGCATGGGCTTATTGGAACGATGCGTCGGATAAGCAAAGAATATGAAAGAGCTAAGAAAAGGCTTTTGGGAAAATGA
- a CDS encoding sulfotransferase family protein codes for MNEWVGTKNKIYCVLGMHRSGTSLLGNILNTLGIPFGKNLIGANEHNKKGYWEDQEIVAIQDGLLIQLGLDWWKENSVDPYPKDFFLSPPLLNAQQKLKEVLSQRMEENGGVFGFKDPRTSRFLPIYKKIWIELQAEPIFILSVRNPRDVVHSIHLRDKIPQERILKIWLRYNFDAIRHSLDRLRAIVVFENWFQDFDAELSYLTQALDIDLTEATKTEILKIIQPELKHEPSIEWNIPLWAEWAYQSILSLRKKAFDSTFKKQLLTDFEWLLFRLQQGEENPNLLENKKRLAIVFSSPADDEAWELAKRQPKDPNFQISLLLAEGTPEKEFSSSVAELGMAIGQLPFDESPELLNLPICTKAIRPPFALYSYLKNRYYDQIILPVAKGIAFFALEAVHLPCLSSTEILLYGTTKHNENAYPNIENYLSFALEKETLTLSNKKDNPTDPQKDTPLLSICYVLHGEKQPPTAFPTNESIEWLFGMDEQRAIETNSSPIALSNGVYQLFFPPWISFLDRWKSLVRQAKAKFVLFLKEEENLNPALVEPLISFLANNESSSISFFIGLNPLLLNNNDQLYALQIPFLRNSLDLGHFLLPIRDFPFIIEKEVFLQNQSDFTEKNPERARSEFLAFLGMKGIKASVFPEPLIWVASRASTDESFLSFLHGYFDSLPHSYKAFIQALLGSCMSQFQLASHQAETRQRYVPLGLFNTEKTLTEKLKRARYVINLLFSETTLLKPKSFPLSKAFSFENLSEGQKAQLSELIRNSLLFDSHYYLEKNPDVLAAGVDPLQHYIEHGGREGRSPSPYFDSSYYVSQCPEIQPMGINPLVHFLLFGWKELKNPHPKFSTENYLKLHPDLLHIGLNPLTHFLLNSPFEEQPDFFKE; via the coding sequence ATGAATGAATGGGTAGGCACCAAAAACAAAATTTACTGTGTTCTGGGCATGCATCGCAGTGGGACTTCTCTGCTGGGAAACATTCTCAATACCCTTGGAATTCCCTTTGGCAAAAATCTCATTGGTGCCAATGAACACAATAAAAAAGGATATTGGGAAGATCAAGAGATTGTCGCCATACAAGATGGACTTTTAATCCAACTAGGACTCGATTGGTGGAAAGAAAACTCGGTTGATCCGTACCCGAAAGACTTTTTTTTATCACCTCCTCTCCTTAATGCACAACAAAAACTCAAGGAAGTGCTATCCCAAAGAATGGAAGAAAACGGTGGAGTTTTTGGGTTCAAAGATCCAAGAACAAGTAGATTTTTGCCTATTTACAAAAAAATCTGGATAGAACTTCAAGCTGAACCCATCTTTATCTTGTCGGTTAGAAATCCACGTGATGTTGTTCATTCTATTCATCTCAGGGATAAGATCCCCCAAGAACGCATACTGAAAATTTGGCTTCGTTATAATTTCGATGCCATTAGACATTCATTAGACAGGCTTCGAGCCATTGTCGTTTTCGAAAACTGGTTTCAAGATTTTGATGCTGAGCTTTCTTATTTAACTCAAGCTCTTGACATTGACTTAACAGAAGCAACAAAAACTGAAATCCTAAAGATTATTCAGCCAGAACTAAAGCATGAACCAAGCATAGAATGGAACATACCCTTGTGGGCAGAATGGGCATATCAATCTATTCTTTCTCTAAGAAAAAAAGCTTTTGACAGCACATTTAAAAAACAATTACTTACCGATTTTGAATGGTTACTCTTCAGGCTGCAACAAGGAGAAGAAAATCCAAATTTGCTTGAAAATAAAAAAAGGCTAGCTATTGTTTTTAGTTCTCCGGCCGATGACGAAGCCTGGGAGTTAGCTAAAAGACAGCCAAAGGATCCAAATTTTCAGATCAGTCTACTGTTAGCAGAAGGAACCCCAGAGAAAGAATTTTCATCTTCAGTTGCTGAGCTTGGAATGGCTATAGGGCAATTGCCTTTTGATGAAAGCCCTGAATTACTCAACCTCCCTATTTGTACAAAAGCGATTAGGCCTCCCTTTGCTTTATACTCTTATCTAAAAAACAGGTATTATGACCAGATCATATTACCAGTCGCAAAAGGCATAGCTTTTTTTGCGCTCGAAGCTGTTCATTTGCCTTGCCTTTCATCGACTGAAATCCTTCTTTATGGAACTACTAAGCATAATGAAAACGCCTACCCAAACATAGAAAATTATCTCTCCTTTGCTCTTGAGAAAGAAACGTTAACTTTAAGCAATAAAAAGGATAATCCTACAGATCCCCAAAAGGATACTCCTTTATTGAGTATTTGTTATGTTCTTCATGGGGAAAAACAACCACCTACCGCTTTCCCTACAAATGAATCAATCGAATGGCTTTTTGGAATGGATGAACAAAGAGCTATTGAAACAAACTCTTCACCTATAGCTCTTTCTAATGGAGTGTACCAGCTCTTTTTCCCTCCATGGATCTCTTTTTTAGACAGATGGAAATCTTTGGTTAGGCAGGCCAAAGCCAAATTTGTTCTTTTTTTAAAAGAAGAAGAAAATCTAAATCCCGCTCTTGTTGAGCCGTTAATTAGCTTTTTAGCTAACAATGAAAGCTCTTCAATAAGCTTCTTCATTGGATTAAATCCTTTGCTTTTAAATAACAATGATCAGCTCTACGCCCTCCAGATCCCATTCTTGAGAAACTCCTTAGATTTAGGACATTTTCTTTTACCGATTAGAGATTTTCCTTTTATCATTGAAAAAGAAGTTTTTCTTCAAAACCAATCAGATTTCACTGAGAAAAATCCAGAAAGAGCACGGTCGGAATTCCTCGCTTTCTTGGGAATGAAAGGCATTAAAGCTTCGGTGTTCCCTGAACCTTTGATATGGGTAGCCTCTAGGGCTTCAACAGATGAATCTTTCCTTTCATTTCTTCACGGTTATTTCGATTCCTTGCCCCATTCCTACAAGGCTTTTATCCAGGCACTGCTGGGTAGTTGTATGTCTCAGTTCCAACTGGCTTCTCATCAAGCCGAAACGCGACAAAGATACGTTCCTTTGGGACTCTTCAATACTGAAAAAACTCTCACTGAAAAACTCAAAAGAGCCCGTTACGTAATCAATCTTTTGTTCAGTGAAACTACCCTACTGAAACCAAAATCTTTTCCTTTATCAAAAGCCTTTTCTTTTGAAAATTTATCTGAAGGACAAAAGGCACAGCTGAGTGAGTTGATCAGAAATTCCTTGCTTTTTGATTCCCATTATTACCTTGAAAAAAATCCAGATGTTCTTGCTGCAGGTGTAGATCCACTTCAACATTATATTGAACATGGAGGCAGAGAGGGTCGTTCTCCAAGCCCCTATTTTGATTCCTCGTATTACGTAAGTCAATGTCCAGAAATCCAACCAATGGGCATAAACCCCCTTGTTCACTTTCTTTTATTCGGTTGGAAAGAATTAAAAAACCCACATCCCAAATTTTCAACTGAAAATTATCTAAAACTTCATCCTGACCTCTTACACATCGGGCTCAATCCCCTAACCCACTTTCTTCTTAACTCTCCTTTTGAAGAACAACCTGATTTCTTTAAAGAATAG
- a CDS encoding class I SAM-dependent methyltransferase has translation MSFFSIFLKKKESVPVQGPKGISILGHRGYVGGLWEEIGRLQFDFVLNQGLKPQDVLLDIGCGALRGGVHFIRYLDKGCYLGIDREKLLIRAGKKELGKELFKLKKPELVVSSCFEFHKFSKKPGWALAQSLFTHLTRKDIEDCLKKLRTVIIPPCLFFATFFIENEPMKNPEVSDSLGYFGYTLEEVQQMANNQGWHLEYIGEWNHPRNQKMVKFYL, from the coding sequence ATGAGTTTCTTTTCTATTTTTTTAAAAAAAAAGGAATCAGTACCTGTGCAGGGTCCAAAAGGGATTAGTATTCTTGGTCATAGAGGGTATGTTGGAGGTCTTTGGGAAGAGATAGGAAGACTTCAGTTTGATTTTGTTTTGAATCAAGGACTAAAACCACAGGATGTTCTTTTAGATATTGGATGTGGCGCTCTTCGAGGAGGAGTTCATTTCATCAGGTATCTGGATAAAGGGTGTTATCTAGGAATAGATCGTGAAAAACTACTCATTAGAGCTGGTAAAAAGGAATTAGGAAAGGAGTTATTTAAACTTAAAAAACCTGAGTTAGTTGTTTCTTCATGTTTTGAATTTCACAAATTTTCTAAGAAACCTGGCTGGGCACTTGCCCAGTCTCTCTTTACGCATCTTACAAGGAAAGATATCGAGGATTGCCTGAAAAAATTAAGAACGGTCATCATTCCTCCATGTTTATTTTTTGCGACCTTTTTTATAGAAAACGAGCCAATGAAAAACCCTGAAGTTTCGGATTCCTTGGGTTACTTTGGCTACACCCTTGAAGAGGTTCAGCAAATGGCTAATAACCAAGGTTGGCACCTAGAATATATTGGAGAATGGAATCATCCAAGAAATCAAAAGATGGTCAAGTTTTATCTATAA
- a CDS encoding TonB-dependent receptor: MTGFSRNLILVIIFISLSLLPSMLKGEDGLTADNKDRVKEKELASKNKEDKSQSIKKGKPPSVGPDQPTPLEENGQEENISNAAAKKPDIVYQQRTLEQTVSQLPEVQVVAVTPLPGMGQPLENLAGNYQLAKGETWLRQEEFSLPQFMERNMASVNEVNLNGNPFLPNINYRGFAGSPIPGTPVGISIFYDGVRINEPFTNNILWDYVPQLAVASMEVVPGSNPIYGQNTLGGAIVIQTKDGRRNPGSMIQDYAGAWGTNDLEFQHGGYKGKWDWFLSGNWFSQEGWRQQSSSYVKQLFGKVGYHDDGTGTDIHLEYTGADNLLNILGPTPLDMLQTAGRSMIYTGPNPQHDNLNLVNLIASQVLTEEWTIGANAYFRQSDFSFNNGNIANNVDQFLGFNYPLDAQALDQNGMPIPAGEWDFGNINQTGAGARIQAQWDKKFDAMDNYMVAGASFDWSQNIFNSGFYPAAMGPNYNNITIPGFPFQQQFVVPGFSDFVGLYLTDTFSPTPWFHLTGALRDNYAQMIIGGFGVDNNGQTVSLSAAERFHQLTPAAGFTFQPLRAFSLVDPQMEDLTFYFNYSESFRAPMPGEIVGANPAIPVILPIAQLGDPELAPVLAQTFESGLRGSIKPASLSWALSFYRTIISNNIVFQNTGHSSAGFFQNVAAEQNQGIEITLSGNYKKLGWFANWSFLEATFQSELFLENAISTSVPVFPGNRLPNLPEQMFKAGISYQIFPRWLISADFQYYSSRFLYGDWANVYPMMRGFSVLNIQSYVTINKYVQLFAFATNVFNEFYAGAGMISQNVFTGAPNGGTIVPFITPGSPFGIWGGLRVTF, translated from the coding sequence ATGACGGGTTTTTCAAGGAATTTAATCCTTGTCATAATCTTTATTTCTCTCTCTTTGCTGCCCTCAATGTTGAAAGGAGAGGATGGATTAACCGCGGATAATAAGGATAGGGTTAAAGAGAAGGAACTGGCTTCGAAAAACAAGGAGGATAAGTCTCAATCTATCAAAAAAGGGAAACCACCTTCTGTTGGTCCTGATCAGCCTACTCCCTTGGAAGAGAATGGACAAGAAGAAAATATTTCGAATGCAGCAGCTAAGAAACCGGACATTGTTTATCAACAAAGAACCTTAGAACAAACCGTGAGCCAACTCCCAGAAGTCCAGGTTGTTGCAGTGACTCCTTTGCCGGGAATGGGTCAACCCCTTGAAAATTTGGCTGGAAATTATCAATTAGCCAAGGGCGAAACTTGGTTAAGACAAGAGGAATTTAGCTTGCCACAGTTTATGGAAAGAAACATGGCAAGTGTTAATGAAGTCAATCTCAATGGCAATCCATTTTTACCTAACATCAATTATCGAGGATTTGCTGGTTCTCCTATACCAGGGACACCTGTTGGGATTTCGATTTTTTATGATGGGGTAAGGATTAATGAACCGTTTACGAACAATATCCTTTGGGACTACGTGCCCCAGCTAGCTGTTGCTTCCATGGAGGTCGTTCCTGGGTCAAACCCTATTTATGGACAGAATACTCTTGGAGGAGCAATTGTGATTCAAACTAAGGATGGAAGACGCAACCCAGGCTCTATGATCCAGGATTATGCAGGTGCATGGGGAACGAATGACTTGGAGTTTCAACATGGAGGGTATAAAGGCAAATGGGACTGGTTCCTAAGTGGCAACTGGTTTAGTCAAGAGGGTTGGAGACAACAGAGCTCAAGCTATGTCAAACAGCTCTTTGGAAAAGTAGGTTATCATGACGATGGGACGGGTACTGACATTCACTTGGAATATACAGGAGCTGATAATCTATTAAATATCTTGGGTCCTACTCCTTTGGATATGCTCCAAACTGCAGGAAGATCCATGATCTATACAGGGCCTAACCCTCAGCATGACAATCTTAACCTAGTCAATCTGATTGCTAGCCAAGTTTTAACCGAGGAATGGACAATTGGAGCTAACGCTTATTTTAGGCAGTCTGACTTTTCGTTTAACAACGGGAATATTGCCAATAATGTAGATCAATTCCTTGGGTTTAACTATCCATTGGATGCTCAAGCTCTGGACCAAAACGGTATGCCTATTCCAGCTGGAGAATGGGACTTTGGCAATATAAACCAGACGGGAGCTGGGGCAAGAATTCAAGCCCAGTGGGATAAAAAATTTGATGCAATGGACAATTACATGGTTGCTGGAGCCAGTTTTGATTGGTCTCAAAACATTTTTAACTCGGGTTTTTATCCAGCGGCGATGGGACCTAATTACAACAACATCACCATCCCTGGATTTCCCTTCCAACAGCAGTTCGTTGTTCCTGGATTTTCAGATTTTGTTGGACTTTATCTGACCGACACCTTTTCCCCTACTCCATGGTTCCATCTTACGGGAGCCTTAAGAGATAATTATGCACAAATGATTATAGGTGGATTTGGCGTAGATAACAATGGACAGACTGTTTCTTTGAGTGCGGCTGAGCGGTTCCATCAATTAACTCCAGCTGCTGGTTTTACTTTTCAACCGCTAAGAGCTTTTAGTCTTGTTGATCCGCAAATGGAAGATTTAACGTTTTATTTCAATTACAGTGAGAGTTTTAGAGCCCCCATGCCTGGGGAAATTGTTGGAGCTAATCCAGCTATTCCTGTTATTTTACCCATTGCACAGCTGGGGGATCCAGAGCTTGCTCCGGTCCTTGCCCAGACTTTCGAAAGTGGTCTTCGAGGATCGATCAAGCCAGCTAGCTTATCTTGGGCTCTTTCCTTTTACCGAACGATTATTTCTAACAATATCGTTTTTCAGAATACAGGACATTCAAGTGCTGGTTTTTTCCAAAATGTCGCTGCTGAACAAAATCAAGGAATAGAAATCACTCTATCGGGTAATTACAAAAAACTGGGTTGGTTTGCCAATTGGTCATTTCTAGAAGCTACATTCCAGTCTGAGCTTTTTTTAGAGAACGCGATTAGCACCTCTGTTCCTGTCTTTCCAGGGAATAGACTTCCTAATCTGCCAGAGCAGATGTTCAAGGCAGGAATTAGCTATCAGATATTTCCTAGGTGGCTCATTTCGGCTGATTTCCAATACTATTCCAGCCGGTTTCTTTACGGGGATTGGGCAAATGTTTATCCCATGATGCGGGGCTTTTCTGTGCTTAACATTCAAAGCTATGTTACAATCAATAAATATGTCCAGCTCTTTGCTTTTGCGACCAACGTGTTCAATGAGTTTTATGCCGGCGCAGGGATGATTTCCCAGAATGTTTTTACTGGGGCACCTAATGGAGGGACTATTGTTCCTTTTATTACACCAGGCTCACCTTTTGGTATTTGGGGAGGACTAAGAGTTACTTTTTAA
- the mnmE gene encoding tRNA uridine-5-carboxymethylaminomethyl(34) synthesis GTPase MnmE — translation MEDTIIAAATPPAFSAIAIIRMSGPESLDIINSLLREKLTWEPQKLYYKKLYFADELLDDVVLAYWKSPRSYTGEDMVEISCHGNPFIVENILEACQKRGARLALPGEFTKRAFLNGKMDLTQAEAVIDVIQAGGRLALKSAQAMQSGRLSHELLEVRTELIEILAEIEAYIDFPEEDIEPQVGNLLITRLLSIENKLKSLIASAPLSRVLREGFTIVLAGSPNVGKSSLFNALLKENRAIVSPHPGTTRDTIEAECRISSFLVRLIDTAGQRESSDQIEEEGIRRAKEAVKKADLILYLVSAPGDPSLDPFRLPELDPHQKVIAIASKVDLGLHPANKDKLALSTVTGVGLEELEEEIKKILKAFFPQDFSFGINSRQQAALLKIAEAIHKAICGIKNQLAPELISSELRSSLDIVGEIVGLVSAEDILDKIFQKFCIGK, via the coding sequence GTGGAAGATACCATTATTGCTGCTGCTACTCCTCCAGCTTTTTCTGCCATAGCAATCATTCGGATGAGTGGTCCGGAAAGTTTAGATATCATCAACTCGTTGCTAAGGGAAAAGTTAACTTGGGAACCTCAAAAACTTTACTATAAAAAACTTTATTTTGCAGATGAACTTCTAGACGATGTTGTACTGGCGTACTGGAAATCCCCACGGTCTTATACGGGTGAAGACATGGTAGAAATTTCTTGTCATGGGAATCCTTTTATTGTGGAAAACATTCTTGAAGCTTGCCAAAAGAGGGGTGCAAGACTAGCTCTTCCTGGAGAATTCACAAAAAGAGCTTTTCTAAATGGCAAAATGGATTTGACCCAAGCCGAAGCGGTAATCGATGTGATCCAGGCGGGGGGAAGGCTGGCACTCAAATCGGCCCAAGCGATGCAGTCTGGAAGGTTGTCTCATGAACTGCTCGAAGTGCGCACTGAACTCATTGAAATATTGGCCGAGATTGAAGCCTACATCGATTTTCCCGAGGAAGATATTGAGCCACAGGTTGGCAATTTACTTATCACAAGACTTTTAAGCATAGAAAATAAACTCAAAAGCTTGATTGCTTCAGCTCCTTTAAGCCGGGTATTACGAGAAGGTTTTACGATAGTTTTGGCAGGGTCACCCAATGTCGGCAAATCCAGTTTATTTAACGCCTTGCTTAAGGAAAATAGAGCCATAGTTTCTCCTCACCCGGGGACGACTAGGGATACAATTGAGGCTGAATGTCGGATTTCATCTTTTCTTGTAAGGCTTATTGATACGGCTGGTCAAAGAGAGTCTTCTGACCAGATAGAAGAAGAAGGGATAAGAAGGGCAAAAGAGGCGGTCAAGAAAGCTGATCTCATCCTCTATCTGGTTTCTGCTCCAGGCGATCCTTCTCTAGACCCATTTAGACTGCCGGAGTTGGATCCTCATCAAAAAGTCATCGCAATTGCTTCAAAAGTCGATCTTGGGTTGCATCCAGCCAATAAAGACAAGCTTGCTCTCTCGACGGTGACGGGTGTGGGGCTAGAGGAACTCGAAGAAGAAATAAAAAAGATTTTAAAGGCGTTTTTCCCTCAGGATTTTTCCTTTGGTATCAATTCCCGCCAGCAGGCAGCGTTGCTGAAAATAGCTGAAGCTATTCATAAAGCTATCTGTGGAATAAAGAACCAGCTTGCTCCAGAGTTGATCAGCAGTGAGCTAAGATCTAGCCTGGATATAGTGGGGGAAATTGTTGGGCTTGTGAGTGCTGAAGATATTTTAGACAAAATATTTCAGAAGTTTTGTATAGGCAAGTAA
- a CDS encoding quinone-dependent dihydroorotate dehydrogenase yields the protein MIYRRLLRPLLFSLDPELAHHLCLRLLSHPLYSSFLKLWSSLQKGTVLLPKQLWGLKFPNPIGLAAGFDKNGIGIQGWEWLGFGFVEIGTVTPLPQEGNPRPRLFRLPTEEALWNSLGFPSEGAKAVSERLSQLIQKAKPRIPIGINIGKNRLTLLEDAVEDYKKCFSYFKNLGDFFVVNVSSPNTPGLRSLQQKAFLENLFDSLNCLNLAPRKPILVKVSADIEHKKLAEILEMLIRKESCGVVISNTLPAQGPSGTVGGISGKPLRKLTLELIRFVKRETKDKLPIIGVGGIFNAQDALEKLEAGADLLEVYTGFVYNGPSFPRELCKELARYRKDGYV from the coding sequence ATGATCTATAGAAGACTTTTAAGACCACTGCTCTTTTCTCTTGATCCTGAACTGGCTCATCATCTCTGCTTAAGGCTTCTTAGTCATCCTCTTTATTCTTCCTTTTTAAAACTCTGGTCCTCTTTACAAAAAGGTACTGTCCTTCTTCCTAAACAACTTTGGGGGCTTAAGTTTCCTAATCCCATTGGTCTTGCTGCAGGTTTTGATAAAAACGGGATTGGAATTCAGGGCTGGGAATGGTTGGGTTTTGGATTTGTTGAAATAGGGACGGTTACCCCACTCCCTCAAGAAGGAAATCCAAGGCCCCGGCTTTTTCGACTACCTACAGAAGAAGCACTCTGGAACAGTTTAGGTTTCCCTAGCGAGGGAGCAAAAGCGGTATCCGAAAGGTTAAGCCAACTGATTCAAAAAGCTAAACCCAGGATTCCCATCGGCATTAATATTGGGAAAAATAGATTAACCCTTTTAGAAGATGCAGTTGAAGATTATAAAAAATGCTTTTCTTATTTCAAGAATCTTGGTGATTTTTTTGTCGTCAATGTGAGTTCACCTAATACCCCAGGGCTGCGATCGTTACAACAAAAAGCCTTTTTAGAGAATCTTTTTGACAGCTTAAATTGCCTTAACCTAGCTCCTCGAAAACCTATTCTGGTTAAAGTCTCTGCGGACATAGAACATAAAAAACTTGCTGAAATATTAGAAATGCTTATCCGCAAAGAATCGTGTGGAGTTGTGATATCGAACACTCTTCCTGCCCAAGGGCCAAGCGGAACAGTGGGCGGGATTAGCGGTAAACCTTTAAGAAAGCTAACATTGGAGTTGATTCGGTTTGTGAAAAGGGAAACAAAAGATAAGCTCCCCATCATCGGCGTAGGAGGCATATTCAATGCACAAGATGCTTTAGAAAAATTGGAAGCGGGTGCTGATCTTCTTGAAGTTTATACTGGCTTTGTTTATAACGGGCCTTCTTTCCCAAGAGAACTTTGCAAAGAGCTGGCTCGTTACAGAAAAGATGGTTATGTCTAG